Proteins found in one Aspergillus puulaauensis MK2 DNA, chromosome 8, nearly complete sequence genomic segment:
- a CDS encoding uncharacterized protein (COG:S;~EggNog:ENOG410PW46;~InterPro:IPR017853), with protein MKHRGVVYDVGLNFNGTGFSVEPFDTALVKYDMETIAHKLHANAVRIEGEEIARLETATRSAHSMGLKVFFNPWKMNATVEETRAYFEEAAKTAQKLRNEGIDLVFIAGCEYTIFGKGVFPGDCFNDRVKFLAPQFPSGHKIEDIPQALRDKSIELNKVLSSFVKVIRSQFGGQITYSAGSWEVVDWDIFDIVGIDYYRRGETAEMYVSCLDRYRIGKPLAVLEVGCCAYEGAAERGDGGFVLLKGTNPDGTGIFENDIVPTRSEKEQADYVGTQLELLHNAGVNGAFIFLFSFPCMPTGKGAKDLDMMCFSLVKTFPQQDSRSKDMPPWEPKEAFHRVAEVFRSMEQEG; from the coding sequence ATGAAGCATCGCGGCGTCGTCTACGATGTCGGCCTCAATTTTAATGGCACTGGATTCTCCGTCGAGCCATTCGATACCGCCCTCGTCAAATACGATATGGAAACAATCGCCCACAAGCTGCATGCCAACGCCGTCCGgattgaaggagaggagataGCTCGGCTGGAGACTGCCACACGGTCAGCGCACTCGATGGGCCTAAAGGTGTTTTTCAATCCGTGGAAGATGAATGCAACTGTCGAGGAGACCCGCGCATACTTCGAAGAGGCCGCAAAAACTGCACAAAAACTACGCAACGAGGGTATTGATTTGGTCTTTATCGCTGGGTGCGAATACACGATCTTCGGTAAAGGTGTCTTCCCTGGAGATTGTTTCAATGACCGTGTAAAGTTTCTCGCCCCGCAATTTCCCAGCGGCCACAAGATCGAGGATATCCCCCAGGCGCTGCGTGACAAGTCTATCGAATTGAATAAGGTGTTGTCGTCTTTTGTAAAGGTGATCCGTTCCCAGTTTGGAGGACAGATCACATATTCAGCTGGCTCCTGGGAAGTCGTGGACTGGGATATCTTTGACATCGTCGGTATAGACTATTATCGCCGAGGGGAGACCGCGGAGATGTATGTGTCGTGTCTCGACCGTTACCGGATTGGAAAGCCTCTCGCCGTTCTAGAAGTCGGCTGCTGCGCCTACGAGGGAGCAGCAGAGCGCGGAGACGGTGGGTTTGTACTGTTGAAAGGTACGAATCCAGACGGCACCGGCATCTTCGAGAACGACATTGTCCCGACTCGGAGCGAGAAGGAACAGGCCGATTACGTCGGGAcgcagcttgagcttcttcacaaTGCAGGAGTTAATGGGGCCTTCATATTCCTGTTTTCGTTCCCTTGTATGCCGACAGGAAAAGGGGCAAAGGATCTAGACATGATGTGTTTCTCGCTGGTAAAGACCTTTCCTCAGCAGGACTCAAGATCTAAGGATATGCCTCCATGGGAACCGAAGGAGGCTTTCCATCGCGTCGCTGAAGTCTTTCGCTCTATGGAGCAGGAGGGATAA
- a CDS encoding uncharacterized protein (SECRETED:SignalP(1-16)): MKLQIAASFLIGGAVAIPGSIPCACPEKTVTVTEPCAAPSLSTASAAEPATTTTSSSAFTSVVAETGPSSSSIPPATSLSSSTSSVIETSMASDWSSSSTAVIGTAPNPSSSSVIHSTESSTTVSTSSTPSSTGESEACTNNDDGIWTRDNYSENDVGEWYNDWYKDNIEGDDQIDETFAAYWGLGPSFSCDILNQCDAPQCSALRRPDQAYDYENAAMFLASMSNFNAHYSKIYENLDGAKIDFGAIEAVLQQTFYPGVTKADMATIQGLSGGQAAIGIASAWSGPAAPLVNTFKEIYGGVSRGISAFLKASDKSAQNMASLEENFTGKMDEIRKTFAEIHDNVIKWGVHNFTMIDTIFEGGTYVDDREIAILHDVSNEDLRDYIREQLFAMIINDAWLKQGAYILSRPMDEADCKEYSVSRFEAMPDHLCYDNRIYWLYKYLGSSFSATSGLDPLPGSKEDLEKHVGITTQDAMLSAIEAYNDGGYKYESADDTDHLFDGDIQEKIDMKSRVKGFWSFPICDIETSDEFEKTGLQDDPTSVYWSTVDHNRPAHSKGSDGIQMCLCATAKDRQGVSIKELESPGDGSFRAILDAPEHQSCNLKEKLTFR; the protein is encoded by the exons ATGAAGCTCCAGATCGCTGCCAGCTTCCTCATCGGAGGCGCGGTTGCTATTCCAGGTTCGATCCCCTGCGCGTGCCCTGAGAAGACGGTCACCGTGACTGAGCCCTGCGCTGCCCCGTCCTTGTCTACTGCTTCCGCGGCGGAgccggcgacgacgacgacgtcCTCGTCGGCTTTCACTTCTGTGGTGGCGGAGACGGggccttcctcctcttctatcCCTCCCGCGACATCTCTTTCGTCTTCTACTTCCTCTGTGATAGAGACATCAATGGCATCTGACTggtcctcttcttctactGCCGTGATAGGGACAGCCCCCaatccctcctcatcttctgtCATTCATTCCACCGAGTCGAGCACCACGGTCTCCACGTCCTCGACACCCTCCAGCACTGGAGAATCCGAGGCGTGTACCAATAACGACG ATGGTATCTGGACCAGAGACAACTACAGCGAGAATGACGTTGGCGAATGGTACAACGACTGGTACAAGGACAACATCGAGGGCGATGACCAGATCGACGAGACCTTCGCCGCATACTGGGGCCTGGGTCCCAGCTTCTCCTGcgacatcctcaaccagTGTGATGCCCCCCAGTGCAGTGCGCTACGGCGCCCCGACCAGGCCTACGACTATGAGAACGCAGCCATGTTCCTGGCATCCATGTCCAACTTCAACGCT CATTACAGCAAGATCTACGAGAACCTGGACGGTGCGAAGATTGATTTTGGGGCCATCGAGGCTGTCCTCCAGCAGACTTTCTACCCGGGGGTTACCAAGGCCGATATGGCCACGATCCAGGGATTGAGCGGTGGGCAGGCCGCCATT GGTATTGCGTCTGCGTGGAGTGGCCCCGCAGCGCCTCTCGTCAACACATTCAAGGAGATCTACGGCGGCGTGTCGAGGGGAATCAGTGCCTTCCTGAAGGCGAGCGATAAGAGCGCTCAGAACATGGCCAGTCTCGAGGAGAACTTCACAGGGAAGATGGACGAGATCCGAAAGACCTTTGCAGAAATCCACGACAACGTGATCAAATGGGGGGTGCACAACTTCACCATGATCGACACCATCTTCGAGGGCGGTACCTATGTTGATGACCGTGAGATTGCCATCTTGCACGATGTCAGCAACGAGGATCTCCGCGACTATATTCGCGAGCAATTGTTCGCTATGATTATCAACGATGCGTGGCTCAAGCAGGGTGCCTATATCCTGTCGCGCCCCATGGACGAGGCGGATT GCAAAGAGTATAGCGTATCTCGCTTCGAAGCTATGCCCGACCATCTCTGCTACGACAACCGCATCTACTGGCTCTACAA GTACCTTGGATCAAGCTTTTCCGCGACAAGCGGTCTCGATCCCCTTCCAGGATCCAAGGAAGACCTCGAGAAGCACGTCGGTATCACCACGCAGGACGCCATGCTGTCCGCCATCGAGGCGTACAACGACGGTGGTTACAAGTACGAGTCGGCTGACGACACCGACCATCTCTTCGACGGCGACATCCAGGAGAAGATTGACATGAAGAGCCGCGTCAAGGGCTTCTGGAGCTTCCCCATCTGCGATATCGAGACCTCCGACGAGTTCGAGAAGACCGGCCTTCAGGATGACCCAACTTCTGTCTACTGGTCGACTGTCGACCATAACCGCCCTGCCCATAGCAAGGGCTCGGATGGTATCCA AATGTGCCTCTGCGCGACTGCCAAAGACCGCCAGGGCGTCTCTATCAAGGAGCTCGAGAGCCCCGGTGACGGCTCGTTCAGGGCTATCCTCGACGCCCCCGAGCACCAGTCATGCAActtgaaggagaagcttACCTTCAGGTAG
- a CDS encoding aromatic alcohol reductase (COG:S;~EggNog:ENOG410PMUD;~InterPro:IPR036291,IPR008030;~PFAM:PF13460,PF05368), producing MSSVKVAVAGGSGAVGIPVIKELLAAGFLVTVLRRIGSDSSSNLPESSGLSIREVDYESIASLTGALQGHTVVVACFGVSAPIGSQDVLIDASIAAGVTRFFPAEFGTDTQNEKCIRLPVFANKIHTLNYLKEKAATNPSFTYTAVCPGFFIDWGLEGGFLVNPKAHSATVYDDGERLFSVTTLKTTAKAVVGIINRLEETKNRHVYIQDALVSQIKLIAIAKKLDGRDWDITPIKSSSAEFDAYAELKKENPDAQKSLFPLLNLSILGEGYGGDFSAHLDNKLLGIEGFSDNELEHLVRKYL from the coding sequence atgTCTTCCGTCAAAGTTGCCGTCGCTGGAGGAAGTGGTGCCGTGGGAATCCCAGTGATAAAAGAgctgcttgctgctggattCCTCGTCACAGTCTTGCGCCGAATCGGAAGTGACAGTTCCTCCAATCTCCCAGAGAGCTCAGGCCTGAGCATTCGCGAAGTCGACTACGAGTCCATTGCCTCGCTCACGGGTGCTCTCCAAGGCCACACGGTTGTTGTTGCATGCTTCGGTGTCTCAGCCCCGATTGGAAGTCAAGATGTTCTAATCGACGCCTCCATCGCTGCTGGGGTGACTCGTTTCTTCCCAGCGGAATTTGGCACCGATACGCAGAACGAGAAATGCATCAGGCTGCCCGTGTTTGCCAACAAGATTCACACGCTGAATTACCTAAAGGAAAAAGCCGCTACGAATCCGAGCTTCACCTACACCGCTGTCTGTCCGGGATTCTTCATTGACTGGGGCTTGGAGGGAGGGTTCCTCGTCAACCCGAAAGCACACAGCGCCACCGTATATGACGATGGTGAACGTCTATTCAGTGTGACAACATTGAAAACCACCGCCAAGGCTGTCGTGGGCATTATCAATCGTTTGGAGGAGACCAAAAACCGGCACGTCTACATCCAAGATGCCTTGGTTTCCCAGATCAAActcattgccattgccaaaAAGCTCGACGGGAGAGATTGGGACATCACCCCCATCAAGTCGTCCTCTGCAGAGTTCGACGCTTACGCAGAGCTCAAGAAGGAGAATCCGGATGCCCAAAAAAGCCTATTTCCACTACTTAACCTCTCTATCCTTGGCGAGGGTTACGGGGGCGACTTTTCGGCTCATCTAGACAATAAACTCCTCGGCATTGAGGGTTTCAGTGACAACGAGCTTGAACATTTGGTCAGGAAGTACCTTTAG
- a CDS encoding uncharacterized protein (COG:S;~EggNog:ENOG410PKSY;~TransMembrane:7 (o49-76i164-188o433-456i537-557o611-631i669-692o712-733i)) produces MFAREESPAQKRSLVSTLTFTTWLSDSSPKTEHENPGASSPHSRSWTKGIVFCSWVMGTVLSINILLTIIAAGIAYSRNGQDDFSFAAIYTGSCDRSKNWTTGLHLVINILSTAMLGASNYCMQCLASPSRAQVDEAHSQRRSVSIGVPNIWDLLRRQRGKRQLLGWLLLATSLPVHMIYNSAIFFAFGPTEYSVVLGSGGPMKGNGTEDWNNCTELIGMDVATLNAELGRSDLKTLSNKECIDTFAQDYVSGQRLVVLVTEKALPEGEPVVFMLGGNALEPGGGDGSAYTWMCGGGSYCSKDTASKMLKGDEWTIQPLKWSTPTIQMEVPTQYGFHNVSGQIYFGTPDFPDSTPDTIRLNEILDQDLYEKELQAELDNPSNWVNASFPGNVTVFGHTAYCQTHGMRPSKLPETYPVEHCLTVPMEESCQLVFSPPICLIVIGCNVIKLICALFTASDSRDDVFMTIGDAIASYLTRPDPATEGCCLLSKSLINKGSQGWHRKPKERPKDGATDIPDLRLPLQLPSRKWWFQAVSTGRWVFTITIFACIMIPAAYLLRLGMLDYYKSAGSRTIWDTTLGEASPSTTLGNFHDQSGTSAIFSMVLLANLPQLLVSVAYFLLNALLTVMLGAVEYNNYGRVRKALRVSWPQGGAQRSTYYLSLPYKYSVPLLILSAVLHWLVSQSFFFVEVIPYDTDGKVSPYGQTITVGHSPVAIIFAIAVGGSLFVISMLMGLRRFKSHMPIAGQHSAAISAACHPTTSSTDGTNHALKPVQWGEVAGAYSDPTPMTFSNRIRGDIDPGGGGGSEYSHQLPLDNGGALSGVGAVEQGFYHCTFTSDDVCEPSKGHLYV; encoded by the exons ATGTTCGCCCGCGAAGAGAGTCCAGCGCAGAAACGCAGCTTGGTCTCGACCCTAACATTCACGACATGGCTGTCCGACAGCTCACCCAAGACAGAACATGAGAATCCAGGTGCAAGCTCACCGCATAGTCGCTCATGGACCAAGGGCATTGTGTTCTGTTCCTGGGTTATGGGCACTGTGCTCTCCATTAATATCCTCCTAACGATTATCGCGGCCGGGATTGCGTATTCAAGGAATGGTCAAGACGATTTCTCCTTCGCAGCAATCTACACAGGCAGCTGTGACCGTTCAAAGAACTGGACAACAGGGCTGCACCttgttattaatattttaagcaCGGCCATGCTTGGTGCGAGCAACTACTGTATGCAGTGTCTTGCATCCCCATCGCGTGCTCAAGTCGACGAGGCCCACAGCCAACGGAGATCCGTGTCGATTGGGGTGCCCAATATCTGGGATTTGCTTCGAAGGCAACGGGGGAAACGGCAGTTGCTTGGGTGGCTCTTGCTGGCGACATCGCTGCCCGTCCATATGATATACAACtcagccatcttcttcgcattTGGACCGACAGAATACAGCGTCGTGCTAGGGAGTGGTGGCCCAATGAAGGGCAATGGGACAGAAGACTGGAACAACTGCACCGAGCTTATCGGTATGGATGTAGCAACACTCAATGCCGAGCTCGGCCGGTCAGATCTGAAAACACTCTCTAATAAAGAGTGTATCGACACCTTTGCGCAGGACTATGTATCCGGCCAGAGACTGGTTGTCCTGGTTACCGAAAAGGCACTGCCAGAGGGCGAGCCTGTGGTGTTTATGCTGGGTGGAAATGCCTTGGAAcctggcggcggcgacggcagCGCCTATACATGGATGTGTGGCGGCGGCTCTTACTGCAGCAAGGATACTGCAAGTAAGATGCTAAAAGGAGATGAATGGACCATCCAGCCACTGAAGTGGTCAACCCCGACCATCCAGATGGAGGTCCCTACTCAGTATGGCTTCCACAACGTCTCTGGGCAGATCTATTTCGGCACACCCGATTTCCCTGATAGTACGCCGGATACCATACGCCTGAATGAGATTCTAGACCAAGATTTGTACGAAAAGGAGCTGCAGGCGGAACTGGACAATCCATCGAACTGGGTCAATGCCTCCTTTCCCGGCAATGTGACGGTCTTTGGGCATACTGCCTATTGCCAGACACATGGAATGAGGCCTAGCAAACTGCCGGAAACCTACCCTGTCGAGCACTGTCTGACTGTTCCAATGGAGGAGAGCTGCCAGCTGGTGTTCAGCCCTCCAATATGTCTAATTGTGATTGGGTGTAATGTCATAAAACTGATCTGCGCCCTGTTCACCGCGTCTGATAGCAGGGACGATGTTTTCATGACTATTGGAGATGCAATTGCATCCTACCTTACTCGGCCAGATCCTGCAACAGAGGGTTGCTGCCTCCTGTCCAAGTCATTGATCAATAAAGGCAGCCAGGGCTGGCACAGGAAGCCAAAAGAACGGCCCAAGGACGGGGCTACAGATATCCCAGACTTGAGACTCCCACTCCAACTCCCTTCTCGGAAGTGGTGGTTCCAAGCCGTGAGTACAGGACGATGGGTGTTCACCATTACCAT ATTCGCCTGCATTATGATTCCAGCCGCCTACCTTCTCCGACTTGGAATGCTGGACTATTACAAATCCGCTGGCTCGAGGACCATCTGGGACACCACCCTGGGCGAAGCAagtccatcaacaaccctagGAAACTTTCACGATCAGAGCGGAACGTCCGCGATATTCTCCATGGTTCTGCTCGCTAACTTGCCGCAACTGCTCGTCTCAGTCGCCTACTTCCTGCTGAATGCGCTGTTGACAGTCATGCTCGGTGCCGTTGAATACAACAACTACGGCCGAGTTCGCAAGGCCTTGCGAGTCTCCTGGCCACAAGGCGGCGCCCAGCGGTCTACCTACTACCTCTCACTCCCATACAAGTACAGCGTCCCGCTCCTGATTCTCTCCGCAGTCCTGCATTGGCTGGTGTCGCAAAGCTTCTTCTTTGTAGAAGTCATTCCATATGACACAGACGGCAAAGTGAGTCCTTATGGCCAGACCATAACCGTCGGCCACTCGCCAGTTGCTATCATTTTTGCTATTGCCGTCGGTGGCTCGCTATTTGTTATTTCAATGTTGATGGGTCTGCGTCGCTTCAAATCACACATGCCAATTGCAGGACAGCATAGCGCGGCGATTAGTGCTGCATGTcacccaacaacatcaagTACCGACGGTACTAACCACGCGCTTAAACCAGTACAGTGGGGTGAGGTCGCGGGTGCATACTCGGACCCGACGCCAATGACATTCTCCAACCGTATCAGGGGGGATATAGACCCCGGCGGGGGCGGTGGAAGCGAATATTCACACCAGTTGCCTCTTGATAATGGGGGTGCTCTTAGTGGAGTTGGGGCTGTGGAACAAGGCTTTTATCATTGTACTTTTACATCGGATGATGTGTGCGAGCCGAGCAAGGGACATTTATATGTATGA
- a CDS encoding uncharacterized protein (COG:E;~EggNog:ENOG410PHHD;~InterPro:IPR013057;~PFAM:PF01490;~TransMembrane:10 (o6-27i56-78o84-105i117-138o158-177i189-211o231-250i271-292o304-323i335-358o)) yields the protein MATLGLVPGCILIIGIGALTTYTGYVLGQFKLRYPHIHNMSDAADILFGAWGRETVAVAQIIFFIFLMGAHILTFSIMMNTLTDHAACTILFCLVGGILSFVLTLSRRLQEVSYLGIICRTSVSIFVAVVITVVAIGIEAPDPTAHAIQHPTLLSGVSASLNIVISFSGHPAFFSFQSELANPKDFTKALVALQITDTALYLVAAIVIYRYAGEGVASPALLSTSPVVSKVAFGVAVGSIVIAGVIIGHVGAKTIYVRLFRGTNKMNQRSLVSYGTWVVIVLIMWTIAWIIANAIPVFNDLLNLLAAAFGTWFSFGLEGLFWLYMNKELRSAKKIALAGLNIFLVLFCCFMCGIGLWATGTGISLSAKSAHGAFSCADNR from the exons ATGGCCACATTGGGGCTTGTTCC TGGATGCATCCTTATTATCGGAATCGGAGCCCTGACCACCTACACCGGGTACGTGCTTGGGCAATTCAAGCTACGCTATCCTCACATCCACAACATGTCCGATGCGGCCGATATCCTATTCGGTGCTTGGGGGCGCGAGACAGTCGCGGTGGCACAGATAATCTTTTTCATCTTCCTGATGGGTGCCCACATCTTGACCTTTTCAATCATGATGAATACCCTAACCGACCACGCCGCTTGCACGATCCTATTCTGCCTGGTGGGCGGGATTCTCTCTTTCGTTCTTACTCTATCCAGGCGTCTGCAGGAGGTTTCATACCTAGGGATAATATGTAGGA CTTCGGTGTCAATCTTTGTTGCTGTGGTTATTACCGTCGTCGCTATTGGCATTGAAGCCCCAGATCCAACAGCTCACGCTATCCAACACCCCACTCTCCTCTCTGGTGTCTCAGCTTCACTGAACATTGTTATTTCCTTTTCCGGCCATCCAGCATTTTTCAGCTTCCAATCTGAACTCGCAAACCCCAAGGATTTCACCAAAGCACTGGTCGCTCTGCAAATCACCGACACTGCACTGtacctcgtcgccgccattGTCATTTACCGATACGCAGGCGAGGGCGTTGCGAGTCCCGCACTGCTGAGCACCAGCCCAGTAGTTTCAAAAGTTGCCTTTGGCGTTGCTGTTGGCTCCATTGTCATTGCTGGGGTTATAATCGGCCACGTCGGCGCAAAAACAATCTACGTGCGGCTTTTCCGAGGCACTAATAAGATGAACCAAAGATCACTTGTCTCGTATGGTACTTGGGTGGTTATTGTACTCATCATGTGGACAATTGCGTGGATCATCGCCAACGCCATCCCCGTGTTTAATGACCTTCTGAACCTCCTGGCTGCGGCCTTTGGCACCTGGTTCTCGTTTGGGCTAGAGGGTTTGTTCTGGCTGTATATGAACAAGGAGCTTAGGTCGGCGAAGAAAATAGCGCTCGCGGGtcttaatatctttcttGTTCTCTTCTGCTGTTTCATG TGTGGGATTGGCCTGTGGGCGACAGGAACTGGCATTTCGCTTAGTGCCAAGAGCGCCCATGGCGCATTCTCTTGTGCAGACAATAGATAA
- a CDS encoding Zn(II)2Cys6 transcription factor (COG:K;~EggNog:ENOG410PVTN;~InterPro:IPR036864,IPR007219,IPR001138;~PFAM:PF00172;~go_function: GO:0000981 - DNA-binding transcription factor activity, RNA polymerase II-specific [Evidence IEA];~go_function: GO:0003677 - DNA binding [Evidence IEA];~go_function: GO:0008270 - zinc ion binding [Evidence IEA];~go_process: GO:0006351 - transcription, DNA-templated [Evidence IEA];~go_process: GO:0006355 - regulation of transcription, DNA-templated [Evidence IEA]) — protein MSFRTAATDYGPTGQAGEEGDLDSQWNGVDEHEVVAKERVACDRCRQRKTKCNRVHPCSHCTKAQAQCTFKLAHKAKEKRQRVLISSAYERRLEHISNRIEDLCGIIGQIRDERHHGDSSLMAPTRLRAPLYPSLQFGSRQASPEGLAPVEGIEPALFAHVIRAVRALETAVMNDPYARAVDDITSVLSTLLSTINDQQEQNKVMDRCRSFPTALPSGPSLRDLPIPSLDKIMACLRITQGASGFPGYIALVLISILDSSPGEIYWPFEFGSLGDFTQYVIRACTPGPISDTELIIVHYVLYSLFTQISICADDAALRHDYDVQAATCRDSLETILSSLSFHIDTNIDSICALYMACLHCLHRGKVSTAWTFISRASLMCLALGLHSSHAMESEQENAVQRKMCLFWAVYALEKAVALRLGRPSTIRDQDITIPRLTLDRKMTSLAYNRLPDWIDVASLYGRLHDGLYSPTALTQPSSVRVSRTRALASELEQMMAARTGYYNRPEQWSSHTLNLNLSRFMIHANRAIEYSTLASIYRGIPTDSSSGMSPCTQYITAARVALEESEASIALLSDSAEWPTGLHEWINQILLLAPFIPLTILVCNAVDTADASDLRRLKGVVDGLQSLAASPRYSSCNRQLRIFKPLYDVAARYMEAKTSRDSTDTISSLFTNPDTDGYFDDDTWLGNGFSLVPSLPLSDMSSLDFL, from the exons ATGTCATTCAGGACTGCAGCCACCGATTACGGACCCACTGGCCAagcaggggaagaaggtgaccTGGATTCCCAGTGGAATGGAGTAGACGAGCATGAGGTTGTGGCGAAGGAGAGAGTGGCA TGTGATCGCTGCCGTCAGCGAAAG ACCAAGTGTAATCGCGTTCATCCGTGCTCACATTGTACCAAGGCGCAGGCACAGTGTACATTCAAGCTGGCTcacaaagccaaagaaaagCGGCAACGGGTCCTGATCTCGAGTGCATA TGAACGGAGGCTTGAGCATATTTCGAACAGAATTGAGGATCTCTGCGGAATCATAGGGCAAATTAGAGATGAGCGCCATCATGGTGATAGCAGCCTTATGGCCCCGACTAGATTACGGGCACCATTATATCCATCGCTCCAATTTGGCAGTCGTCAGGCATCCCCCGAAGGCCTCGCGCCAGTGGAAGGGATTGAGCCCGCATTGTTTGCCCATGTCATTCGCGCAGTAAGGGCTCTTGAAACCGCTGTGATGAATGACCCATATGCCAGGGCCGTCGACGATATAACTTCGGTGTTGAGTACTTTACTGAGCACAATAAATGACCAACAGGAGCAAAACAAGGTGATGGACCGGTGCCGTTCATTTCCGACGGCGCTGCCTTCTGGTCCGAGTCTCAGGGATCTGCCTATCCCTTCCTTGGATAAAATCATGGCATGCCTTAGGATCACTCAAGGTGCGTCTGGTTTCCCAGGCTATATTGCACTCGTTCTGATAAGTATCCTAGATAGCTCACCGGGCGAGATCTACTGGCCATTCGAATTTGGATCTCTGGGAGACTTCACTCAGTACGTGATCAGGGCCTGCACACCCGGTCCGATCAGCGATACGGAGCTGATCATAGTCCACTACGTTCTCTACTCGCTCTTCACCCAAATCTCGATCTGTGCCGATGACGCGGCACTCAGACATGACTACGATGTGCAAGCTGCAACGTGCAGAGACAGCCTCGAAACAATTCTGTCGAGCCTTTCCTTCCACATCGATACCAATATTGACTCTATCTGTGCCTTGTACATGGCG TGTCTTCATTGCCTGCACCGGGGAAAGGTGTCTACAGCGTGGACTTTTATTTCAAGAGCGTCACTTATGTGCCTGGCCTTGGGATTGCATAGTAGCCACGCCATGGAATCAGAGCAAGAAAACGCCGTGCAGCGAAAGATGTGTCTTTTCTGGGCTGTGTACGCCCTGGAGAAAGCCGTGGCTCTACGGCTCGGCAGGCCATCGACTATTAGAGACCAGGATATTACCATCCCACGACTCACTTTGGATCGCAAAATGACCTCCCTAGCATACAACCGGCTGCCTGACTGGATCGATGTCGCCAGCCTCTACGGCCGCTTGCACGATGGCCTGTATAGTCCGACTGCGTTGACACAACCGAGCTCCGTTCGGGTGTCTCGTACCAGGGCGCTGGCTTCTGAGCTGGAGCAGATGATGGCCGCGCGAACCGGATACTAC AATCGACCAGAGCAGTGGAGTAGCCATACTCTAAATCTCAATCTTTCACGGTTCATGATACACGCCAACAGAGCTATCGAATACTCAACCTTGGCGTCCATATACCGAGGAATCCCAACAGATAGTTCTTCGGGTATGTCACCATGTACGCAATATATCACCGCTGCACGAGTAGCTCTTGAAGAGAGCGAAGCCAGCATTGCCCTACTTTCAGACTCAGCAGAATGGCCGACTGGTCTTCACGAATGGATCAATCAGATTCTCCTCCTAGCGCCATTCATCCCGCTCACGATCCTGGTTTGCAATGCTGTTGATACTGCTGACGCGTCGGACCTGCGCCGCTTGAAGGGAGTGGTTGACGGCCTACAGTCTTTGGCAGCATCGCCGCGTTATTCCAGCTGTAATCGGCAGCTGCGTATCTTCAAGCCTCTATATGACGTTGCAGCTCGTTATATGGAAGCAAAGACAAGCCGGGATTCAACAGACACGATTAGCAGTCTATTCACTAATCCTGACACGGATGGCTACTTCGATGATGATACTTGGCTCGGGAATGGATTTTCTCTTGTCCCGTCTTTACCATTATCAGATATGTCGTCACTGGATTTTCTCTAA